From one Deinococcus sp. QL22 genomic stretch:
- a CDS encoding TetR/AcrR family transcriptional regulator, translating into MVEETRSKLIHAARKAFAAQGYAAASMDDLTADAGLTRGALYHNFGDKKGLLQAVIDQLDAEMLERMHAAHAQAEGAWAGFLAEHLAYIQMALEPEIQRIMLLDGPAVLGDPSQWPNQTACLQRTTHMVQALIDEGTVNSLDAEAAARLLNGAALHAALWIAAADDPQVVFEKAVTTFQHLAAGLLRGRAEAVT; encoded by the coding sequence ATGGTGGAAGAAACCCGGTCTAAACTCATCCACGCGGCACGGAAGGCCTTTGCCGCTCAGGGCTATGCCGCAGCGTCAATGGACGACCTGACGGCCGACGCCGGCCTGACGCGGGGCGCGCTGTACCACAACTTCGGCGACAAGAAGGGCCTCCTTCAGGCGGTCATCGATCAGCTGGACGCGGAAATGCTGGAGCGGATGCACGCCGCCCACGCCCAGGCGGAGGGGGCCTGGGCCGGATTTCTGGCGGAGCATCTCGCCTATATCCAGATGGCGCTTGAGCCAGAGATTCAGCGCATCATGCTGCTCGACGGGCCAGCAGTGCTCGGTGATCCCTCGCAGTGGCCCAACCAGACGGCCTGCCTGCAGCGAACGACGCACATGGTTCAGGCCCTGATCGACGAGGGCACCGTGAACTCCCTCGATGCAGAAGCGGCGGCGCGGCTCCTGAATGGTGCCGCGCTCCACGCCGCCCTTTGGATTGCCGCTGCCGACGATCCTCAGGTGGTGTTTGAGAAGGCAGTCACGACCTTTCAGCACCTCGCGGCTGGTCTGTTACGGGGCAGGGCAGAAGCAGTGACATGA
- a CDS encoding response regulator transcription factor, producing MQDWSTLVQFAAFVDDPALENSQSVVDRQVRHNLLRAREALGEVAYQQAWMTGTQLRLSDVVALATHLAHPQPPQEELPSAELTPREWEVLALISQGHPDRRVARLLGISPGTASKHVSNLLGKLGLRNRVELARWAIEHAL from the coding sequence GTGCAGGACTGGAGCACGCTGGTTCAGTTTGCCGCTTTCGTCGACGATCCAGCTTTGGAAAACTCGCAGAGCGTTGTAGACCGCCAAGTCCGACACAATCTGCTCCGTGCACGTGAGGCGCTCGGTGAGGTGGCCTATCAGCAAGCCTGGATGACAGGAACACAACTCCGGTTGTCTGACGTGGTGGCGTTGGCTACCCACTTGGCACACCCTCAGCCACCGCAGGAGGAACTGCCTTCAGCAGAGCTCACTCCCCGGGAATGGGAAGTGTTGGCGCTGATTTCGCAGGGCCATCCTGATCGGCGGGTGGCCCGGCTCCTTGGCATCAGTCCGGGCACAGCCAGCAAGCATGTCAGCAACCTACTGGGCAAACTGGGTCTGCGCAACCGAGTTGAACTGGCCCGTTGGGCGATCGAACATGCCCTCTAG
- a CDS encoding tetratricopeptide repeat protein, which translates to MLDRHDRSWTQNAADHRGSYLPHYPNIRAGMVWTIEQGRNDLAYRYLGAIRGLWMPFGLTIQELPLVEQVLALPAPSDRTVLLRALKNSADCLQHSGQLQASEACLHEILALCRDLGDGERAAWAKLSLAGIKREAGLGEQALKVEEQVLQDFATQGENHLQGRMHRMLRARTRLGLALSLLELGRSEQALEFARRAEDGYRKAGNKVFELESRLTIGHLQLELHQRAEGQATLLACLNEAVEAGLRGVAEDIFR; encoded by the coding sequence ATGCTGGACAGACATGACCGGAGCTGGACACAGAACGCGGCAGATCACCGTGGAAGCTACCTGCCGCACTATCCCAACATCCGCGCTGGGATGGTCTGGACCATTGAACAAGGCCGCAACGACCTGGCCTACCGCTATCTCGGTGCCATCAGAGGCTTGTGGATGCCTTTTGGCCTGACCATTCAAGAACTTCCTTTGGTAGAGCAGGTGCTGGCCTTGCCTGCGCCGAGTGACCGCACCGTGCTGCTCCGCGCCCTCAAGAACAGCGCCGATTGCCTGCAGCACAGTGGACAGCTCCAAGCGAGTGAGGCCTGCCTGCATGAAATCTTGGCATTGTGCCGTGACCTTGGAGACGGGGAGCGCGCGGCGTGGGCCAAGTTGAGTTTGGCTGGAATCAAGCGGGAAGCTGGACTGGGCGAACAGGCCTTGAAGGTCGAAGAACAGGTTCTCCAAGACTTCGCCACACAGGGGGAAAACCACCTGCAGGGCCGGATGCACCGGATGCTGCGGGCCAGAACCAGGTTGGGTCTGGCGTTGAGTCTGCTCGAACTTGGCCGCAGCGAACAAGCCCTGGAGTTTGCTCGGCGGGCCGAGGATGGTTACCGGAAGGCAGGAAACAAGGTGTTTGAGCTGGAATCTCGGCTCACCATAGGCCACCTGCAGCTGGAACTTCATCAAAGAGCAGAGGGACAAGCCACGTTGTTGGCTTGCTTGAACGAAGCAGTCGAAGCGGGACTGAGAGGCGTGGCTGAAGACATTTTTCGGTAG
- a CDS encoding nuclear transport factor 2 family protein has protein sequence MSETYKKILETANAAVAQGDYEGLLRCCTEDTQWTFVGNRTLQGKEAVRQWMAATYQEPPKFDVQRMIAEHDRVVALGEITLMNEEGQATRYAYCDVWRFRGNKIAELQAFVVEPGPECAALIPAG, from the coding sequence ATGTCAGAGACGTACAAAAAGATTTTGGAGACGGCCAACGCTGCAGTCGCCCAAGGGGACTATGAAGGGTTGTTGAGGTGCTGCACCGAGGATACCCAGTGGACATTTGTGGGGAACCGAACCCTTCAGGGAAAGGAAGCTGTTCGCCAGTGGATGGCGGCCACGTATCAAGAGCCGCCCAAGTTTGACGTTCAGCGCATGATTGCTGAGCATGACCGGGTGGTTGCCCTTGGTGAGATCACCTTGATGAATGAGGAGGGGCAGGCGACCCGGTACGCTTACTGCGATGTGTGGCGCTTTCGTGGCAATAAAATAGCCGAGCTGCAAGCCTTCGTGGTTGAGCCTGGCCCGGAGTGCGCGGCGCTCATCCCAGCGGGCTAA
- a CDS encoding ParB/RepB/Spo0J family partition protein → MAPRNKQTDVRQGALAALVANLSPVDAPTEPATSLPLERLRAGAFQARRTFDEASLTDLAQSLKTQGVLQPLLVRPGPPGIGTDFEIVAGERRWRAAQLAGLTSVPVIIRELTDDEALDAGAVENLQREDLNVIDEIDLVVKLVARHLGLSAAEVPVRLNVLANRPQEDPETVTRLENLFAGLGRESWKSFTKNKVRILRWPAPILQAMRERGLGYTVAGVVAAAPAEHQAALLKFALDGVTKTQLRERVLSFRKDKPVDHTQKVVRALQNRKALSALDEQQRQRVSELLQELNQLFDGTSSGKPKR, encoded by the coding sequence ATGGCGCCGCGAAATAAACAGACAGACGTCCGTCAGGGGGCGTTGGCCGCGCTGGTGGCCAATCTCTCCCCGGTGGACGCCCCAACGGAACCGGCCACCAGCCTGCCGCTGGAGCGCTTGCGTGCGGGCGCATTCCAAGCCCGGCGGACCTTTGACGAGGCGAGTTTGACTGACCTCGCCCAGAGCCTGAAAACTCAAGGCGTCCTGCAGCCGCTCCTGGTGCGTCCTGGGCCCCCTGGAATTGGCACTGACTTTGAGATTGTCGCCGGAGAGCGCCGTTGGCGTGCCGCCCAGCTGGCGGGCCTGACCAGTGTTCCCGTGATCATCCGGGAGTTGACCGATGACGAGGCGCTCGACGCTGGAGCAGTCGAAAATCTTCAGCGTGAAGATCTCAACGTCATCGACGAGATTGATCTGGTGGTGAAGCTGGTGGCCCGGCACCTCGGACTCTCTGCTGCTGAAGTGCCTGTTCGGTTGAACGTTTTGGCCAACCGACCTCAGGAAGATCCTGAGACAGTCACTCGGCTGGAGAACCTGTTCGCAGGATTAGGCCGGGAGTCGTGGAAATCATTCACTAAAAACAAGGTGAGAATCTTGCGCTGGCCTGCGCCGATTCTTCAGGCTATGCGTGAGCGGGGCTTGGGATATACCGTGGCCGGTGTGGTCGCAGCGGCGCCCGCCGAGCATCAGGCGGCGCTGCTGAAGTTCGCCCTTGATGGCGTCACCAAAACCCAACTGCGTGAGCGGGTTCTATCTTTCCGGAAAGATAAGCCAGTGGATCACACCCAGAAAGTGGTTCGGGCTCTGCAAAACCGTAAAGCGCTCTCGGCTCTGGATGAACAGCAGCGCCAACGTGTGAGCGAATTGCTTCAGGAGCTGAATCAGCTTTTTGATGGAACGTCGTCCGGTAAACCGAAAAGGTGA
- a CDS encoding ExeM/NucH family extracellular endonuclease — translation MTAQAQKVAVLSVQTAPEVKFVSLELKESKSGAVQTATAVPQDGKAIFQINNVAGGTFQATVRAYDQDDRAVMLYRGTGSISLKIGRATTFPPLTRVTATVTVNAAPTSDISATFSAKLGETTLPMTLKEGVASVQFPGVPTARALNVLVQGTSSDGQATQSGEATFNLSEGGAAVPVALTEIASCPVPTGTLTTIPAIQGTGTASPLAGQTVTVRGVVTSNLQSGLGGFYLQDVKGDGNADTSDGVFVFTGLGTAAAPQPVTVGDLVQLTGTVKEFFNFTQIDTVSDFAKCSGSLIVKPIEVQAPFNDLEKYEGMSVTFPEKLTVTDNFTYGRFGELGLSAGGRLFNPTNGNVTPAPTAAELAARRIIVDDRSSRQNPATVPYLEGGSTRRTGDTVTGLTGVLHFANNAFKVQPTADPLFVNENPRSVTPKAVGGTLKVAGANVLNYFTTFGSNDRGANSAYEFGRQKTKVVAALKGLDADIVTLMEVQNNGDTALNDLVNALNTAYGAETYKSVPTGTIGTDAIKVAIIYKPARVRPVGSFMTDSAPVHSRPPLAQSFQDLGTSGVLTVVANHFKSKGSCPTTGTNLENQDTGQGCWNQLRVQQSQALLSFADTLKTRVNDQDVLIMGDLNAYGQEDPINTIVAGGYASLNLRIPEADRYSYQFSGLFGYLDHALATSHLNSQVTGITEWHINADEPVFIDYNVEFKNNPNCTGTTCTSPDLFTNDAYRASDHDPVLVGLNLSADTVTDPTEPLTVSATGNDTVTVGQPYTLTLGTGGTPDSLSVNWGDGSVVETLATTATSATHTYAADGSFTVSVTATRGAETKAATKVVRVNPVVTGGTGKLVISQVYGGGGNTGAPYRNDFVELFNAGSAPISLAGYSVQYNSAAGLSSFLVTPLTSVTLNPGQYYLVQQAAGASTTAPLLPSPDTTGTIPMSGTAGKVALVKNSTALSATDTPSSNANIIDFVGFGSANVFEGTAPAPAPSNTTADLRAGNGCTDNNQNTTDFVAGAPTPRTSSSPVNVCPGT, via the coding sequence ATGACTGCACAGGCCCAGAAGGTCGCCGTACTGAGCGTCCAGACCGCGCCCGAGGTTAAATTCGTCAGCCTCGAACTCAAGGAAAGCAAGAGCGGCGCTGTTCAGACTGCGACCGCGGTGCCCCAGGATGGCAAGGCCATCTTTCAGATCAACAATGTCGCCGGAGGAACCTTCCAGGCCACGGTGCGCGCCTATGACCAGGACGATCGCGCCGTCATGCTGTACAGGGGCACCGGCTCAATTTCTCTGAAGATCGGCCGGGCGACCACCTTCCCCCCCCTGACCCGCGTGACCGCCACCGTGACGGTGAATGCTGCGCCGACTTCCGACATCTCGGCCACCTTCAGCGCAAAGCTCGGTGAGACCACTCTGCCGATGACCTTGAAAGAAGGTGTGGCGAGCGTGCAGTTCCCTGGCGTGCCCACTGCCCGCGCCCTGAACGTGCTCGTGCAGGGCACCTCCAGCGACGGCCAGGCCACCCAATCGGGCGAGGCGACCTTCAACCTGAGTGAAGGCGGCGCTGCCGTGCCCGTGGCCCTCACCGAGATCGCCAGCTGCCCAGTCCCCACAGGCACCTTGACCACCATTCCGGCCATCCAGGGTACCGGCACGGCCAGCCCTCTGGCCGGCCAGACCGTGACCGTGCGCGGCGTGGTCACCAGTAACTTGCAGAGCGGTCTTGGCGGCTTCTACCTCCAAGACGTCAAGGGCGACGGTAACGCTGATACCAGCGACGGCGTGTTCGTGTTCACCGGCCTGGGCACCGCTGCTGCGCCGCAGCCGGTTACCGTAGGGGATCTGGTACAGCTGACCGGCACTGTCAAGGAGTTCTTCAACTTCACGCAGATTGATACCGTCAGCGACTTTGCTAAGTGCTCGGGCAGCCTGATTGTCAAACCGATCGAAGTACAAGCCCCTTTCAACGACCTCGAGAAGTATGAGGGCATGTCCGTCACCTTCCCAGAGAAGCTGACAGTAACAGACAATTTTACCTACGGCCGCTTCGGTGAACTGGGTCTGTCGGCCGGGGGCAGGCTGTTCAACCCCACCAACGGCAATGTCACGCCCGCGCCCACCGCTGCCGAGCTGGCCGCCCGGCGCATCATCGTGGACGACCGCAGCAGCCGCCAGAACCCGGCCACGGTGCCCTACCTGGAGGGTGGCAGCACCCGCCGCACCGGCGACACCGTAACCGGCCTGACCGGTGTGCTGCACTTTGCCAACAACGCCTTCAAGGTTCAGCCCACGGCCGACCCACTGTTCGTGAACGAAAACCCGCGCAGCGTCACCCCCAAAGCGGTGGGCGGCACGCTGAAGGTCGCGGGCGCCAACGTCCTGAACTACTTCACCACCTTCGGCTCGAACGATCGCGGCGCCAACAGCGCCTACGAATTCGGGCGCCAGAAGACCAAGGTTGTCGCGGCCCTGAAGGGACTGGACGCCGACATCGTGACCCTGATGGAAGTGCAGAACAATGGTGATACCGCCCTGAACGATCTCGTCAATGCGCTGAATACCGCCTACGGTGCCGAGACCTATAAGTCTGTGCCCACCGGCACGATCGGCACCGACGCCATCAAGGTCGCCATCATCTACAAGCCGGCGCGCGTGCGACCGGTCGGCAGCTTCATGACCGATTCCGCCCCGGTGCACAGCCGCCCCCCGCTGGCCCAGAGCTTCCAAGATCTCGGCACCAGCGGCGTGCTGACCGTCGTGGCGAACCACTTCAAGAGCAAGGGGTCGTGCCCGACCACTGGCACGAACCTTGAGAACCAGGACACCGGCCAGGGCTGCTGGAACCAACTGCGCGTGCAGCAGTCCCAGGCGCTGCTGAGCTTCGCGGACACCCTCAAGACCCGTGTGAACGATCAGGACGTGCTGATCATGGGTGATCTCAACGCCTACGGTCAGGAAGATCCGATCAACACCATCGTCGCGGGTGGGTACGCCAGCCTGAACCTGCGAATTCCCGAAGCAGACCGCTATTCGTACCAGTTCAGCGGCCTGTTCGGCTACCTGGATCACGCGCTGGCCACCTCTCACCTGAACTCTCAGGTGACTGGCATCACTGAGTGGCACATCAACGCTGACGAGCCCGTGTTCATTGACTACAACGTCGAGTTCAAAAACAATCCGAACTGCACCGGCACCACCTGCACCAGCCCGGATCTGTTCACCAACGATGCCTACCGCGCCAGCGACCACGACCCCGTGCTGGTCGGCCTGAACCTGAGTGCTGACACGGTGACCGATCCGACCGAGCCCCTGACCGTGAGCGCAACTGGCAATGACACCGTGACCGTCGGCCAGCCCTACACCCTGACCCTGGGCACGGGCGGCACGCCGGACAGCCTGAGCGTCAACTGGGGCGACGGCAGTGTGGTGGAGACCCTGGCGACGACAGCCACCAGTGCAACCCACACCTACGCGGCCGACGGTAGCTTCACCGTGTCTGTGACCGCCACGCGCGGCGCTGAAACGAAGGCGGCGACGAAGGTTGTAAGGGTCAATCCCGTCGTGACGGGCGGCACTGGCAAGCTTGTGATTAGCCAGGTGTATGGCGGCGGCGGGAACACCGGTGCCCCGTACAGGAACGACTTTGTCGAACTGTTTAACGCGGGCAGCGCGCCAATCAGCCTTGCTGGGTACTCGGTGCAGTACAACAGTGCGGCGGGCCTCAGTTCCTTTCTGGTCACCCCGCTGACCAGCGTGACGCTGAATCCAGGCCAGTACTACCTCGTGCAGCAGGCAGCGGGAGCGAGCACGACGGCCCCCTTGCTGCCATCACCCGACACCACGGGCACCATTCCTATGAGCGGCACGGCTGGCAAGGTCGCGTTGGTGAAGAACTCCACCGCTCTTTCGGCAACGGACACGCCCAGCAGCAACGCCAATATCATCGACTTCGTGGGCTTCGGCAGCGCCAACGTCTTCGAGGGTACGGCACCCGCACCAGCTCCCTCGAACACCACCGCTGACCTGCGCGCCGGCAACGGATGCACTGATAACAACCAGAACACTACCGATTTTGTGGCGGGCGCCCCGACCCCACGCACTTCGTCCAGCCCTGTGAATGTCTGCCCCGGAACCTGA
- a CDS encoding ParA family protein has translation MHVITFFNHAGGAAKTSTALNVGYSLSRRGHRVLLIDADPQANLTRWVGLDVPTGSDAKLHTLYSAVLGATDTLALPAPVVAHGMDVIRSCLDLAEVEPLLPGQVMGQLRLRSAIRKIEGKYDFVLIDPPPSLGQLSTLAVLAADELVVPVPAGNKGLEGLEGVTRMVATFRQVAVPTLRIALMVPTRVSNTNLSRDSVEALRGSGIAPISDAVTERPSLYPNSQLQGLPVALYDPRNPAVAELEAVTDQLLAQLETGRHGAAK, from the coding sequence ATGCATGTCATCACGTTTTTTAATCACGCTGGCGGAGCCGCAAAAACCAGTACCGCTTTGAATGTGGGCTATAGCCTCAGTCGGCGGGGCCACCGGGTCTTATTGATTGACGCGGATCCTCAGGCCAACCTCACCCGCTGGGTCGGCCTCGACGTTCCCACTGGTTCAGACGCCAAACTCCACACCCTCTACTCGGCTGTTCTGGGCGCGACGGACACCTTGGCCTTACCCGCCCCTGTCGTCGCCCACGGCATGGACGTGATCCGGTCTTGCCTGGATCTGGCCGAGGTGGAGCCGCTCTTGCCGGGGCAAGTCATGGGTCAGCTGCGGTTGCGCTCGGCGATTCGTAAAATAGAGGGCAAGTACGACTTCGTGCTGATTGATCCTCCGCCCAGCCTGGGCCAATTGTCGACCTTGGCTGTCCTCGCCGCAGACGAGCTGGTGGTGCCAGTTCCAGCAGGCAACAAGGGGCTGGAGGGACTGGAAGGCGTGACCCGGATGGTCGCCACCTTCCGCCAGGTGGCCGTTCCCACCTTGCGCATTGCCCTGATGGTGCCGACCCGCGTGAGCAACACCAACCTGAGCCGGGACAGTGTCGAGGCGCTACGGGGCTCAGGCATCGCGCCCATCAGTGACGCCGTGACCGAGCGTCCAAGCCTGTACCCCAACTCCCAACTGCAGGGTCTCCCTGTGGCCCTCTATGATCCCCGCAATCCGGCGGTGGCTGAACTGGAAGCCGTGACCGATCAACTGCTTGCCCAACTGGAGACGGGACGACATGGCGCCGCGAAATAA
- a CDS encoding RidA family protein, giving the protein MNRRDAVFPAVPQALYEINRYSAAIRSGDLLFVSGQVGSREDGSPEPVFERQVQLAFDHLAAVLEAAGCTFDDIVDVTTFHTDPAAQFELITPIRLQAFGDPPYPNWTAVGVNWLAGFDFEIKVIARLP; this is encoded by the coding sequence ATGAACCGACGTGACGCTGTGTTCCCCGCTGTTCCGCAGGCCCTCTACGAGATCAACCGCTACTCGGCTGCCATTCGCTCCGGAGATCTGCTGTTCGTCTCCGGCCAGGTGGGCAGCCGCGAGGACGGCTCGCCCGAGCCAGTTTTCGAACGACAGGTTCAACTGGCCTTTGACCATCTGGCCGCCGTACTGGAGGCTGCAGGGTGTACGTTTGACGATATCGTTGACGTAACCACCTTCCATACCGATCCAGCAGCGCAATTCGAATTGATCACCCCCATTCGACTTCAGGCCTTTGGTGATCCGCCGTATCCGAATTGGACTGCTGTGGGTGTGAACTGGTTGGCCGGCTTTGATTTCGAGATCAAGGTCATTGCGCGCCTGCCCTAG
- a CDS encoding C39 family peptidase translates to MKKRLCFAAPLLAFMPLLSAPAGAALAASSSKVAATPDFLQTDPKAGFASAGAQFCAPTAVSNSLTWLGTHGYPALLPQGSNLHNVQANLIRLLGSASFTNTDPASGTGPAQLMRGVGQYVQKAGYGISELSYEGWRAVPAAQRVSMTPDLDNIRDVIDDDAGAVWLNVGWYRYDENDDTYERSSGHWVTVVGYGGDDLLIHDPATSVGRTERATVTPLASGSLVGQEANLPRAAEEYYELGGSLARENWVAILDGAVFLLLD, encoded by the coding sequence ATGAAGAAAAGGTTGTGCTTTGCCGCTCCGCTGTTGGCGTTCATGCCGCTTCTTTCTGCTCCGGCGGGTGCTGCGCTCGCCGCCTCTTCTTCCAAAGTTGCGGCCACCCCCGATTTCCTTCAAACCGACCCGAAGGCCGGCTTTGCTTCTGCCGGAGCGCAGTTTTGTGCACCGACCGCAGTCTCGAATTCATTGACCTGGTTGGGCACGCACGGTTATCCCGCGTTGCTGCCCCAGGGGAGCAACCTCCACAACGTGCAGGCAAACCTCATCCGTCTGCTGGGAAGCGCGAGCTTCACGAACACGGATCCGGCGAGCGGGACAGGCCCCGCGCAGTTGATGCGGGGCGTGGGTCAATACGTCCAGAAGGCCGGCTACGGCATCAGCGAGCTGAGTTATGAAGGCTGGCGAGCGGTTCCCGCAGCACAGCGCGTGAGCATGACACCTGATTTGGACAATATTCGTGACGTCATCGATGACGATGCTGGTGCCGTCTGGTTAAATGTCGGCTGGTATCGCTACGACGAGAATGACGATACCTATGAGCGATCCAGCGGGCATTGGGTCACCGTGGTGGGCTACGGTGGTGATGACCTGTTGATTCACGATCCAGCGACTTCGGTCGGGCGCACCGAGCGCGCCACGGTCACGCCTTTGGCGAGTGGATCTCTGGTCGGCCAAGAGGCGAACTTGCCGCGTGCCGCCGAGGAGTACTACGAATTGGGCGGATCGCTGGCCAGGGAGAACTGGGTCGCGATTCTCGATGGCGCCGTTTTTTTGCTGCTGGACTGA